One Pectobacterium cacticida genomic window, TTTACACAGTGTCAAGCCTATCTAATACTCCGCGCCATAAACAACACGACCATAGAATAATTAGGAGCGTGTAAGATGGCAGAAAGCTTCTCTACCACTCATCGTTTTTTTGATAACAAGTTCTACCCTCGCGGTTTTTCTCGACATGGTGATTTTACCATTAAAGAAGCACAACTGCTGGAACGCTACGGTTATGCCTTCAATGAGCTGGATTTAGGTAAACGTGAACCTGTGACAGAGGAAGAAGTATTGTTTGTCGCAATGTGT contains:
- a CDS encoding DUF413 domain-containing protein is translated as MAESFSTTHRFFDNKFYPRGFSRHGDFTIKEAQLLERYGYAFNELDLGKREPVTEEEVLFVAMCRGERKAETELEKIWSKYLDRIRRPKRFHTLSGGKPQMDVVEEYIESDD